From a region of the Sesamum indicum cultivar Zhongzhi No. 13 linkage group LG3, S_indicum_v1.0, whole genome shotgun sequence genome:
- the LOC105158546 gene encoding protein PTST, chloroplastic, translating into MECKMVSSAVQPCLARMDMKRIDGFQVKMAVFSGKRLNKLNRVLIENPVHYERWRVFCNPISLEEEFSAIQNFSKDEGSGYEISAEEDLEGPPSSEELKALLADSQRSKLIKKLSEANQQNRLLKRQLQAKDHALVSFKRELAIIDQEIKALVRLAEEISSYSIPDGSRKINGKYVQSHLLSRLEAILEKCAQQIKDVNAAQAQAVHLFWNGVAENVQVMGSFDGWSQGEHMSPEYNGSYATFSATLMLRPGRYEIKFLVDGDWKLSPEFPTVGEGMLQNNLLIVD; encoded by the exons ATGGAGTGTAAGATGGTCAGTTCTGCCGTGCAACCTTGCTTAGCCAG GATGGATATGAAGAGAATTGACGGATTTCAAGTCAAGATGGCTGTTTTCAGTGGAAAAAGATTGAACAAACTGAATCGGGTTTTGATTGAAAATCCTGTTCATTATGAACGTTGGAGAGTGTTTTGTAACCCTATTAGTTTGGAGGAGGAATTCTCAGCAATACAGAATTTCTCCAAGGACGAGGGTTCTGGCTACGAGATTAGCGCGGAAGAGGACCTTGAAGGACCACCTAGTAGTGAAGAG TTGAAGGCATTGCTTGCTGATTCACAACGATCAAAGCTCATCAAGAAACTGAGTGAAGCAAATCAACAGAACCGGCTTCTTAAGCGCCAG TTACAAGCAAAGGATCATGCACTAGTTAGTTTCAAGCGCGAACTTGCCATCATAGACCAGGAGATTAAg GCTCTGGTTCGTCTGGCAGAAGAAATTTCTAGTTACAGTATTCCGGATGGTTCGAGAAAGATTAATGGGAAATACGTTCAGTCTCATCTTCTCTCACGGTTGGAAG CTATCCTAGAAAAGTGCGCGCAACAGATCAAGGATGTCAATGCTGCACAAGCACAAGCCGTTCATTTATTCTGGAATGGCGTGGCAGAG AACGTGCAAGTAATGGGCTCCTTTGACGGCTGGAGTCAAGGAGAACACATGTCACCGGAGTATAATGGTTCATACGCAACATTCTCAGCGACGCTGATGCTTAGACCTGGAAG gtatgaaatcaaattcttGGTAGATGGGGACTGGAAACTATCGCCTGAATTTCCAACCGTTGGTGAGGGGATGTTGCAGAACAATTTACTGATAGTTGATTAG
- the LOC105158703 gene encoding uncharacterized protein LOC105158703 isoform X2, with the protein MRKDCSKTFGLKHKEDNSDDRKRNNMEMNMRSTSDKTLLRKLKKKKADDDKNAKSNRFLITINVFGSAGPIRFVVNEDETAQGVIETALKLYAKQGRLPVLGSDISSFFLYPVNAGFEVIGSRGARNFVLCKNQSKPHMTEARSQLIKRKGSQWRAWFQKSLTFKILSH; encoded by the exons ATGAGGAAAGATTGCTCGAAGACATTTGGCCTCAAGCACAAGGAAGACAATTCTGATGATAGGAAGAGAAACAACATGGAAATGAATATGAGGAGTACTTCTGACAAGACATTATTGCGGaagctgaagaagaagaaggccGATGATGACAAGAACGCGAAGAGCAACAGATTCTTGATTACGATCAATGTTTTTGGAAGCGCTGGGCCAATAAGATTTGTAGTTAATGAAGATGAAACTGCTCAAGGGGTTATTGAGACCGCCCTGAAGCTGTACGCCAAGCAGGGACGGCTTCCGGTTCTTGGTTCGGATATCAGCAGTTTCTTTCTCTACCCTGTCAATGCTGGATTTGAAG TGATAGGATCGCGTGGAGCGAGGAACTTTGTTCTATGCAAGAACCAGAGCAAGCCACACATGACGGAAGCGCGGTCACAGCTGATTAAAAGAAAGGGGAGCCAATGGCGTGCGTGGTTCCAAAAATCACTGACTTTCAAGATTCTATCTCATTGA
- the LOC105158703 gene encoding uncharacterized protein LOC105158703 isoform X1, giving the protein MRKDCSKTFGLKHKEDNSDDRKRNNMEMNMRSTSDKTLLRKLKKKKADDDKNAKSNRFLITINVFGSAGPIRFVVNEDETAQGVIETALKLYAKQGRLPVLGSDISSFFLYPVNAGFEALKLSEVIGSRGARNFVLCKNQSKPHMTEARSQLIKRKGSQWRAWFQKSLTFKILSH; this is encoded by the exons ATGAGGAAAGATTGCTCGAAGACATTTGGCCTCAAGCACAAGGAAGACAATTCTGATGATAGGAAGAGAAACAACATGGAAATGAATATGAGGAGTACTTCTGACAAGACATTATTGCGGaagctgaagaagaagaaggccGATGATGACAAGAACGCGAAGAGCAACAGATTCTTGATTACGATCAATGTTTTTGGAAGCGCTGGGCCAATAAGATTTGTAGTTAATGAAGATGAAACTGCTCAAGGGGTTATTGAGACCGCCCTGAAGCTGTACGCCAAGCAGGGACGGCTTCCGGTTCTTGGTTCGGATATCAGCAGTTTCTTTCTCTACCCTGTCAATGCTGGATTTGAAG CCCTTAAACTGTCGGAAGTGATAGGATCGCGTGGAGCGAGGAACTTTGTTCTATGCAAGAACCAGAGCAAGCCACACATGACGGAAGCGCGGTCACAGCTGATTAAAAGAAAGGGGAGCCAATGGCGTGCGTGGTTCCAAAAATCACTGACTTTCAAGATTCTATCTCATTGA
- the LOC105158547 gene encoding L-type lectin-domain containing receptor kinase IX.1 has product MATFCYAPGNVLISIFLFFLIPFSHSVNFQLSGFTPDVTTILLEGDAVTSLGSIQFNDVSYLCRVGQVIYNGKVPLWDSSSGKLADFTTHFAFVIDTPNRAQYGNGLAFFLAPVGFQIPPNSAGGFLGLFNTSTRDQPQTQIVSVEFDSLANPEWDPPYEHVGINKNSLNSSVATPWNVTLHSGDTADAWIAYNSTTRNLSVFWSYGGGSNSSLSYPIDLKEVLPEYVTVGISAATGMYVEQHTLESWEFSSNLEIAASKGKIGLILGLTLSGCVLAAGVIVVFVVWRKRRHGVRNKNTSEGVNLTSINDDLERGAGPRRFSYKDLAFATNNFSDDRKLGEGGFGGVYKGHLIDLDMPIAVKKFSRRSKQGKKQYVTEVKIISMLRHRNLVQLIGWCHGHGEFLLVYEFMPNGSLDHHLFGKRNPLGWSLRYKIALGLASALLYLHEEWEQCVVHRDIKSSNVMLDSSFNVKLGDFGLARLMDHELGQQITGLAGTLGYMAPEYVTTGRASKESDVYSFGVVALEIVTGRKSVDLQSEKGLVQWVWDLYGDGQLLAAVDEKLGTDHNPKQVECLMLVGLWCAYPDHNMRPSIRLASHVLNFEAPLPNLPAKMPVSTYNAPRVLPPLSSGGHSITASNINMGR; this is encoded by the coding sequence ATGGCCACCTTTTGCTATGCACCTGGAAATGTGCTTATTTCcatctttctcttctttctcatCCCTTTTTCTCACTCAGTGAATTTCCAGCTTTCCGGGTTCACTCCCGATGTCACCACCATTCTCCTGGAAGGCGATGCAGTCACTTCCCTTGGATCAATCCAGTTCAACGATGTCAGCTACCTTTGCCGCGTGGGACAAGTCATCTACAATGGAAAGGTGCCTCTTTGGGACTCCAGCTCTGGAAAACTTGCTGATTTCACCACTCATTTTGCTTTTGTTATCGACACGCCAAACAGGGCGCAATATGGCAATGGACTTGCCTTCTTTCTAGCCCCTGTCGGCTTCCAAATCCCGCCTAATTCAGCTGGTGGTTTTTTAGGCCTCTTCAACACCAGCACCAGAGACCAGCCTCAAACGCAGATCGTTTCTGTAGAATTTGACTCATTAGCAAATCCCGAGTGGGATCCCCCGTACGAGCATGTgggaataaataaaaactcgCTTAATTCTTCGGTAGCAACCCCATGGAACGTCACTCTGCATAGTGGAGATACTGCGGATGCATGGATTGCATATAACTCCACTACGCGAAACTTAAGTGTCTTCTGGAGCTATGGCGGTGGTTCTAACTCCAGCCTTTCGTACCCAATTGACCTGAAAGAGGTTCTCCCTGAATACGTCACTGTCGGTATCTCTGCTGCCACAGGTATGTACGTTGAACAACACACACTTGAATCATGGGAGTTCAGTTCGAATCTAGAGATAGCAGCGAGCAAAGGAaagattggattaattttggGATTGACTCTTTCGGGGTGTGTTTTAGCAGCTGGGGTGATAGTAGTATTTGTAGTGTGGAGAAAACGGAGACATGGGGTCAGGAACAAAAACACCTCCGAGGGAGTTAACTTGACCTCGATAAATGATGATCTCGAACGAGGAGCAGGGCCAAGAAGATTTTCTTACAAGGATCTCGCGTTCgctacaaataatttttcagatgaCAGAAAATTGGGAGAGGGAGGATTCGGAGGAGTTTACAAGGGGCACCTTATCGACCTGGATATGCCGATTGCTGTGAAGAAGTTCTCCAGGAGATCTAAACAAGGGAAAAAGCAGTACGTAACGGAAGTGAAAATCATTAGCATGTTGAGACACAGGAATTTGGTCCAACTAATAGGTTGGTGCCATGGTCATGGAGAATTCTTGCTTGTGTACGAGTTCATGCCAAACGGCAGCCTGGATCATCACCTGTTTGGCAAAAGGAATCCTCTTGGTTGGAGTCTCAGATACAAAATAGCCCTTGGTTTGGCATCCGCCTTGTTATATCTCCACGAGGAGTGGGAACAGTGTGTTGTGCACAGGGATATCAAGTCAAGCAACGTAATGCTCGATTCAAGCTTCAACGTTAAGCTTGGCGACTTTGGCCTGGCTCGACTCATGGATCATGAGCTTGGGCAGCAGATCACTGGGCTGGCTGGAACGTTGGGCTATATGGCCCCCGAGTATGTGACCACTGGCAGGGCTAGCAAAGAGTCGGATGTCTACAGTTTTGGTGTTGTGGCCCTGGAGATTGTTACTGGGAGGAAATCAGTGGATTTGCAGTCCGAGAAAGGTTTGGTGCAGTGGGTTTGGGATCTCTACGGAGATGGGCAGCTTCTTGCTGCCGTGGATGAGAAATTGGGAACGGATCATAATCCAAAACAGGTGGAATGTTTGATGCTAGTCGGTCTGTGGTGTGCTTACCCTGACCACAACATGAGGCCATCAATAAGGCTAGCAAGCCATGTTCTTAACTTTGAAGCACCACTACCCAACCTCCCAGCAAAAATGCCAGTGTCTACGTATAATGCACCTAGAGTACTTCCACCCCTTAGCTCTGGGGGCCATTCGATTACTGCCTCAAATATCAATATGGGTCGATAA